The following nucleotide sequence is from Sphingomonas swuensis.
CTTGACCCAGAACTTGAAGTTATCGCCGTAGAGGAACAGCCCTGGTGGGCGATCGGCTTGGTGAATCCTCCCAGCGACTTCTGGCTCGTACTCGCTGGCCACCAAGAAGAAGTTCCACGTGGTGTCAGTGTGGAGAAACTCGGGCTCCGACCTAATTGCGGTGACGTAATCCTCGACTTGATCGAGTTCCTTGCGACCGAGCTTCAGCGACGGGCGCTTGAGCTCGATGAGCAGGAATTCGCGCTTGCCAGCGTCGGAGTGTGGCACTGACCTGCCGAGGAACACGTCAACTCGCGCCACTGAGCCGTTCTTCTTCGTGACCTTCCTCCCATTGCGTTTTTGGCCGAGATCCTCCGCCACGCGGTTCATGACCTTGCTCAGGCCGGACTCGCCCATGGTGATGTGAAATCGCTCGCCGAAGAGCCATGTATGGTCGCGAATCAGCGCGTCGAGTTCGCCCCGTTCCCTCACCTTCTGCCGGTGCCTCGGGTCGAAGATGATACCTTTCAGAACTTCGAGCGCGGTAACCCGGTCCGAGATCAGGCTCGATGCACCGATGATGTTGCCCAGCTCGGTCTTCTTGAGAAGCGAGGAGAATTCCGACTGCTTGCCCTTTGGCAGGTTCACAACGGCCTTCAGGATGGTCGAAAGGTCGTCGGGATTACGCTTGATAGCCTCCTTGAGCAGCGTCAGCGTCATCTTCTTCAGCGACGCTTCCGCCTTGGAAAAATCGCGGGAATGTGAATTGATGGCATAGGTGGCGATGTCGAAGACCTGACGCTCTCGCCGTTCGATCTGGTCACGCGGCTCGCCCTCATAGGGGTATGCGCCCTGGTCCTTCAGATCTTGAATAATGCCGAGGGATTGTTCGCTGAGCCGAGCGCGGAAATACTCGGACAAAGCCTCCCGAATATGTGACAGGACGACAACGAAATCTGGCTCGTTGAGGTCGTCGAGCTCCAGCAAGTTATGGTCGGCGACTTCTTGGAAATAGGCGCTGTACGCATAAGCCGAAAACTCAAAACCGGGCGCGGTGACATGCGCCGGCTGCGATCCCAGCACGATACCGTCTTCGCCCCCGAAATGGATCTGACGGGTGTCCGTGGCCGCCTTCCACTCGATGACCTTCACCTTGAGGTCGTTGATCGTCCGATCTGAAAGCTGGACGATTAAGGCCGGAAGGTCCTCGCACCGCCGGATGGTCAGGTTCGGATCGACCTTGAAGCCGTTGTACCAGATCTCGACGTTTGGGTACTGCAGCACGTAGGGCGCAAATAGCGTGCTGAACCTGCTGAATGCCTCGGTGCTGGATAGCTCGTCGAACGTGCTCTTCAACATTGTAAGCACTACGCTTGTGCCGGGCGTTTCGGCAAATGGGCTCTCTGCCTCGCTCACCTCGCAGCGCTCTAGGGATTTCGAGTGTATCTCGATCGCTCGCGACGTTAGCGGCCCCTCTTCCGCACCCGGCACGATCTCCCTCGTGGTGGAGAACCACCGGGCGCGCTGCGCAAGCGAGAAGAAGCGAAGGCGTCCCCGCCCTTCCTTACCGTGTATGGCTCGGCCTAGGTTTGACGTACGGTGTGCATCCCGTTTCCAGCTTGCGCCGAGATTGCCGAAGTCGACTTCTGCATGCTGAGCGCTGATGCCGGTTCCGTCGTCGACAATGCGGATCGCTGCCAGACCACCTAGATCGTTGCGCTCAAGCTGGATCTCGACCTTGCTGGCGTCGGCATCAAGGGCATTCCAAACGAACTCAGAAAGCGCCCGGAGCGGATCGCGGGTCGCCGCGTCCCGTTCCAAGAAATCTTGCTTCGCTTGAAGGTTGAGGGTCGTCATGGACTCTGGCCGCTGTTTCACCAAGAAACCTAGCCCCGAGGCCTGCGGAAAGCGATACGCACTTCAGCCTTGCAGAAGATCTCGCAAGGTTTGCTGAAGGCGTTCCCCAAGCCGAAGGTGTCGAGCTTGCAACCCGGCGGCTTCGGCTGCGACAACGTCGTTCTTCAGCGAGTTCCCCACCATCAGGACCTCCGAAGGTTCTACAGCTAAGCGCTTGCATGTCTCTTCATAGAAGAGGGCTGATGGCTTGGCCGAGCCTACCTCAAAGGAAAGAATCTGGACGTCGACCAGACTGCCCAGCCAGTTTTTGAGTGGCTCGGAGTACGGCAGGGCGAGGTGGATGCGACCGCAAGGCGATATCCCAGGTCACGCAAATGCTGCAGCGCTTCGATTGCACCTGGCAAAGGCTGAACGGAGGCGAGTTCATTCAGCAGATCGGCTTCGAGTTTTTCCAGTATGCCAGCCCGAAGTTCAATCCGAGGCATGTTGCGCTCGACAACATCCCTAAGCGACATGGGCAAAGTCATCGGTGACGGGTCCAAGCGGCCGCCAGCAAGTGCCGCGAGCTGCTGATAGGGCCCTCTCCTGTTCGTGATCGTCAGCAGCGTGTCGTAGCAGTCGAATGCAATTGCTTGTGGCCGCCAGTCGAGGGTTCGCCGTTGGGCGATTGGCGGTCTGTCAGTTGAGTTCGGTATAGGGATTTCGAAGATGTCCTTCCGGGCGAGGTATTGCCCATTGGCAGCTTGCGCGTCGACCGTCTGCCTTCCCCTCACAGGAGCAGTCGCAATCGATCAGCGCGCAAGCTGCCGGGCTCAGCAGCTATTGATCGAAACGGTGTTCAATCAGGACGTTGAAGCCAGCCGCGAGCGCTGAGTTCGGCTCATGTGTGATTTGGGCCAGCAAGTACGCCATTGCCTCGGAGAGCAGGGAAATGGCCACAGGCTGAGAGGGGTCGAATCCAGCCCGGACGGTGGCGATGCTCGACACCCGCCCCCCGAGCCGTTCCCGCAACTGCTCTCTTGCAGCACCTTCGTCGGTTGCCATCGTTGCGAAGAATACGTGAAGAACCCCGTCCTGACCCTGCTCAGCGTACGTCGCCGTGAAGAGTGTCGGTCCCCACTGCATCAGCGCAATGTCATCCCGTTTGAGGCTGCGGTCAGCATGTCGGATCACGATCGGAGCTTCGTCATCGCAGTCCGAAGAGGAAAGCAGCTCAGACATGTCCTGCGGCGCCATGTCATAAACAGCTGTTGCTCCATGCAGAACGATCGCCCGCATGAACATGGTGCGATCCACGCACGCAGTCAGTGCGTTGCGACCACCGAACAGGCTCCTGGGTGCCGCCATCCAGGCGGCGGGGTCATAGGACGAACGTTCCCGAGCGAAGCGTGAGCCGGTCTCCGCCGCAACGAATACCAGTCGACCGAGCTGGCGATGCGTCAGGGTAATCCTGATGTCGCTGGGGGAATCTGGCTCGAGCGGATCGCAGAAAGAGATGCTTTGGACATCGCTCTCATGATGCTGACGCACTCGCGCTGGATCAAAAGGCGCCATCGCCGAGGCCGGGCAATCAATCCAATCTTGCATCCTATGCTCCCTGTCTGACCGCAATCGAACGGCCGCAGACGAAGGTAGGTTAACCTTAAAGTAACTACAAGGTTTACAGGGTGAGCATTATGAGCGCCACCATCATGGTCTTATTGGCATTGGGCTTCGAGGTACTCGGCTAGCATGCGCAGGACGTCTAAATGGCCGGTTGTAAGGGTTTCGATTGCCGAGCGCCCCTCGAACATCGGCACCTTCCCCGGCGAACGCATCCACTGGGCCGCGCGACCTTCGGCAGGTAAGAGCGTGTTTATCGCCCGGTAGATCCGGAATATGTATGAAAGTCTGAGAAGAGTGTCCTCGCTGAGCGGAGGGACATGATCTGCGGCCGATACAACCGATCTATCATTCAGATTCAGGCTCAAAATGGCTGTCTGCTCAGCCTCGTTCAAACCCCAACCTTCAGCGATTCGGCCGAATGTTCGCAGTCCGGCTCCACTGAGATCGCGGTGTGTCCCTCGCTTGATCACCATGTCCCTGCTCGATGAATGGAGCTGCGAAACATAGAAAAGGTTATAGCGACTACAAGGTTTAAGTGCTAAGCGTGGTCATCCATGCATTGCTCGTGATCAGCCAATGAAAGCATGATCCGGCAATCTGAAATCTGCCCACCTCTACACTGCGAGATCATGCGCTTGAGCTCGGCCTGTAGCTTAGTGAGCTGCCCAATCTTTCGTTTGACGGCCGTAAGTTGCTGGCTTGCGATCCGGTCGGCCTCACTGCAATCTTGGTCCGGGGATTCCGATAACTCGAGCAGCGACCGAATATCTGCGATCTCAAAACCGAGGCCTCTCGCGTGGCGAATGAACGTCAGGCGTTCAACGTCTCGGACATCGTAGTTACGGTAGTTTCCGTCTGTCCGCCCGGCCTTCGGAAGAAGGCCAATTCGTTCGTAATAGCGGATGGTTTCCGTGTTCGTCCCGGTCGCCTTTCCGAGCTGACCGATTTTCAATGCCATGTCAGTGTCCCCTCGGACCGGCGATAAAACGCCCAGCCCAAGTCCGTCGACTCATTCCTTGCTGAATCTTGGCTTCAGGGTTTCACGATCTCCAACGCATCATCGAAATGCCCGAGTGTCAGCCTTGGCGTTGATGAAGCGGTGCCGACGTTCGGATCGGCGCTTGACCCTGTACTTGCTACAAGGTCCATAAACCTATCACACCGATTCGGTCGAGGTGACAAATGGCTTGCAATCACTGTCCGTCGGAGGTGTCCAACGCGGCGACCGATGCGCTCTGGCGTCAAGCGCTGTGGATTGCACTGGCGGTAAATGGCGGGATGTTTGCCATCGAGCTTATCGCCGGCGTCATGGCCGACAGCAAGTCGCTTCAGGCCGATGCGCTCGACTTCTTTTCGGACGCCGCCAATTACGCCATATCGCTCGGCGTTGCGGGTATGGCGCTCGCCTGGCGCGCGCGTGCCGCCCTCTTCAAGGGCATCACCCTCCTTCTGCTCGGCGCTTACGTGGTCACCGCCGTCGTCGTTGCTGCCTTGCAGGGGTCCAGTCCCGAACCATTCGTCATGGGCGGCGTCGGCATCGCGGCGCTCGTGGCCAACATCGCTGTCGCTGTGATGCTGTTCCGCTGGCGTTCGGGTGATGCCAACATGCAGTCCGTCTGGATCTGCAGCCGCAACGACGCGATCGCGAATATAGCGGTTGTGGCCGCCGCAGTGGGGGTATTCGGAAGCGGCACGCGGTGGCCTGATCTGATCGTGGCTGGCTTGATGGCGGCCCTCAGTTTTGCCGGCGGCTGGAAGATCGTGCGGCTCGCAATGGCGGAGCTTCGAACGGCTTCGACCCAAGCTGCAGTGCACCCGTAAAGGCATGGGCTTTCCCTTTTCCAAGCATCGCTGGTAGAGGCCGGCTCACGATGCGTCGCATTCTACCCTTGGTCAGTGCCCTGATGCTGATGCTTGTCCTTTGGACGGGCAGCGTAGCGCATGCGGCCGAGGCGTTTGGCTGCGCCGAGTTGTCGGCGAGCGCCGAGGGCCACTTCGACGGGGACAGCGATGAGGTCCCTGCAGACGGCGACAAGGCGACACCGCATCATCACAGTGCCTGCCATGGTCACTGTGTGGGCACACCGTTGGAAGACACCAGCGACGCTCTTCCAAACGTTGCCGCCGCGAATGTGATCGCGCCCACGGCCGCGTTCCACTTCGGCAACGACCCCGGGACCGCATTGCGCCCCCCGATCGCCTGACGACACGCTGACGCTGGCTGGATGCGGTCCGGCTGGCTCTTTCAGTGCCGTCAGGAGTCCTTCTACATGTCTCGTTTTCTCGCTGCGGCTATCGCCGTAGCCTTCGTACCCGTGGCGGGTGCCGGTGCGCAGGTGAGTACGCCTGCTACGCCGCGCGTCGGCTCGCCCACTGCTACACCCCGCGCTGGGCCTCCAGCGCCCTTACCTTCTGCGAACCTTCCCGTGCTGGTGCCGCGAAGCGGACCGCTTCCATCGTCGCTGACGCTTGTTCAAGCATTGGAGGAAGCCGAAGCCCGATCACCGGCAGTGCTTGCTGCCCGCGCTCGCGTCGAGGCGGCATCCGCCCGCATCGGACAGGCCGGTCTTCGGTCCAACCCGGAGCTCAGCGTCGAGGTCGAGAACTTTCTCGGGACCGGCGATCTGGCCGGGTTGCGGGCGACCGAGACTACGGTCGCAGTGAACCAGCGCCTCGATCTCGGCGGGCGCCGGCGAGCCCGCGTTACGGCGGCGCAAGCCGCGCTGACGGCCGAACGCATCCGGCTCAGCATCGCCCGCGCAGACCTCGCCCAATCGGTGAGGGAACAGTTCGCTCGCGCCATCGTGGCTCGCGACCGTCTCCGCTTGGCGGAAGACAACAATGAGCGCGCCCGAGAACTCGCACGCATCGCCCAGATCTTGGTCGACAATGGCCGTGAGCCTCCCCTTCGCGCCCTCCGCGCGAGATCGGCGGCGACACAAGCTGCCGCAGACCTTGAGGCAGCGCGTGCCGAGGAGCGGTCTTCCCGAGCGACCTTGGTTTCGCTCTTTGGCGTTACCGATCCGGTCCAGAGCCTGAGCGGGGGTCTCATCGATCTCACGCCGAGGCTCGTAAACCCCGGGATCAGCCTCGAGGTGCGCCTAGCCGAGGCCGAACGCCTCGTTGCCGAAGCGACGCTGAGACAAGAGCAGGCCGCCAGCCGGCTCGACCCCGCCGTAGGATTGGGTATCCGCCATGTGCGAGAGGCGGGCGCCGTGGCGCTCGTGGGCGGAGTGTCGCTACCACTGCCGGTTTTCGACCGCAACCGGGGCAATATCGAAGCCGCTCGGGCCGGCATCCGCTCTGCTGAAGCCAATCTCGCCAACATTCGCGCGTCGGTGCAGGTCAGAGCTGCGAATGCTGTGACCAACGTTCAGTCGGCCACGACACGGGTGGAAGCGCTCGAGCGGTCCGCCATTCCGGAGGCCACCGAGGCGCTTCGGCTGTCGCGCCTAGCCTACATTCAAGGCCGGGCTTCGCTGGTCGAATTGCTCGATGCCCAGTCGGCGTACCGCGAAGCTCAAGCAGCCCTCATCGATGCCCGCCTCGCGCAGGCTCTCGCGACCGCCGAACTCGGCCGGGTCGCAGCACAACAGGATCCCCAATGACCGTGATCGAACGCGCAACCACCGCCATCCGTATCCGTGATGGCCGCTCCAAGTTCATGGCTGGCGGAGCCGCGCTCGCCCTACTCGCCGGCCTGGGCGGCGTGCTGATTGGCAGGAGCATGGCACCCGAACCCGTCGCGAGGAGCGCCGAAGCCCCTGCTGCCGAAGCGGAAGAAGGCGAGGAGCACGGTCCCGAGGGCTTTATTCCCATGACGCCGGTTCAGCTGGCGACAAACGGCATTGCCGTCGAGCGGGTCTCCTCGGGCTCCATCCTCTCAGAAGTCATCTCGCAGGCAATCGTGACCGCGCCACCCGAAGGGCAAGCGCTAGTCACTGCCAGGGCCGACGGCGCTATCACCCGCATCAACAAGCGGCTTGGCGATCCTGTCGGCGCCGGTGAGACGATCGCCCTGCTGGAAAGCCGTGAAGCGGCAGCCTTCGTCGCCGAGCGCAACGCTGCCGCAGCCCGGGCTCAGGCAGCGCGAGCTGCTGCGGCCCGCGAGCAACGGCTATTCAACGCAAAGGTGACCGCCCGGCAAGACCTGGAAGCCGCCGTCGCCGTTCGGCAGACGGCCGAAGCCGAACTGCAACGTGCCGAAGCAGCCGTCAGGACAGCCGGCGTTACCGGCGACGGCCGCTACCTTGCAGTACGGTCACCGATTGGCGGCAGGATCACCGAGGTGGACACGCAGCTCGGCGCCTATGTGGCTGCTGGCGCGGAGCTCTTCAACGTCTCCAATCCCAATAGCATCCAGGTTGAGGCGGCTGTTCCCGTGCCCGAAGCGCAGCGGCTCCAACCGGGCGATCGAGCGGTCGTGGAGCTTCCCGGAGGCGGCATCGTCGAG
It contains:
- a CDS encoding ATP-binding protein, coding for MTTLNLQAKQDFLERDAATRDPLRALSEFVWNALDADASKVEIQLERNDLGGLAAIRIVDDGTGISAQHAEVDFGNLGASWKRDAHRTSNLGRAIHGKEGRGRLRFFSLAQRARWFSTTREIVPGAEEGPLTSRAIEIHSKSLERCEVSEAESPFAETPGTSVVLTMLKSTFDELSSTEAFSRFSTLFAPYVLQYPNVEIWYNGFKVDPNLTIRRCEDLPALIVQLSDRTINDLKVKVIEWKAATDTRQIHFGGEDGIVLGSQPAHVTAPGFEFSAYAYSAYFQEVADHNLLELDDLNEPDFVVVLSHIREALSEYFRARLSEQSLGIIQDLKDQGAYPYEGEPRDQIERRERQVFDIATYAINSHSRDFSKAEASLKKMTLTLLKEAIKRNPDDLSTILKAVVNLPKGKQSEFSSLLKKTELGNIIGASSLISDRVTALEVLKGIIFDPRHRQKVRERGELDALIRDHTWLFGERFHITMGESGLSKVMNRVAEDLGQKRNGRKVTKKNGSVARVDVFLGRSVPHSDAGKREFLLIELKRPSLKLGRKELDQVEDYVTAIRSEPEFLHTDTTWNFFLVASEYEPEVAGRIHQADRPPGLFLYGDNFKFWVKTWAEIVRENEARLHFVQEKLQVDVSDAEIETKIEDLRRLVTQ
- a CDS encoding HAD family hydrolase, which encodes MSPCGRIHLALPYSEPLKNWLGSLVDVQILSFEVGSAKPSALFYEETCKRLAVEPSEVLMVGNSLKNDVVAAEAAGLQARHLRLGERLQQTLRDLLQG
- a CDS encoding MerR family DNA-binding protein; protein product: MALKIGQLGKATGTNTETIRYYERIGLLPKAGRTDGNYRNYDVRDVERLTFIRHARGLGFEIADIRSLLELSESPDQDCSEADRIASQQLTAVKRKIGQLTKLQAELKRMISQCRGGQISDCRIMLSLADHEQCMDDHA
- a CDS encoding cation transporter, coding for MACNHCPSEVSNAATDALWRQALWIALAVNGGMFAIELIAGVMADSKSLQADALDFFSDAANYAISLGVAGMALAWRARAALFKGITLLLLGAYVVTAVVVAALQGSSPEPFVMGGVGIAALVANIAVAVMLFRWRSGDANMQSVWICSRNDAIANIAVVAAAVGVFGSGTRWPDLIVAGLMAALSFAGGWKIVRLAMAELRTASTQAAVHP
- a CDS encoding TolC family protein; translation: MEEAEARSPAVLAARARVEAASARIGQAGLRSNPELSVEVENFLGTGDLAGLRATETTVAVNQRLDLGGRRRARVTAAQAALTAERIRLSIARADLAQSVREQFARAIVARDRLRLAEDNNERARELARIAQILVDNGREPPLRALRARSAATQAAADLEAARAEERSSRATLVSLFGVTDPVQSLSGGLIDLTPRLVNPGISLEVRLAEAERLVAEATLRQEQAASRLDPAVGLGIRHVREAGAVALVGGVSLPLPVFDRNRGNIEAARAGIRSAEANLANIRASVQVRAANAVTNVQSATTRVEALERSAIPEATEALRLSRLAYIQGRASLVELLDAQSAYREAQAALIDARLAQALATAELGRVAAQQDPQ
- a CDS encoding efflux RND transporter periplasmic adaptor subunit gives rise to the protein MTVIERATTAIRIRDGRSKFMAGGAALALLAGLGGVLIGRSMAPEPVARSAEAPAAEAEEGEEHGPEGFIPMTPVQLATNGIAVERVSSGSILSEVISQAIVTAPPEGQALVTARADGAITRINKRLGDPVGAGETIALLESREAAAFVAERNAAAARAQAARAAAAREQRLFNAKVTARQDLEAAVAVRQTAEAELQRAEAAVRTAGVTGDGRYLAVRSPIGGRITEVDTQLGAYVAAGAELFNVSNPNSIQVEAAVPVPEAQRLQPGDRAVVELPGGGIVEARVRSITPSADAQSRAVGVVLQLSGAPGGLRQGQAVRTRITPSNSEVTGIILPEDAIQQIEGRDTVFVQVKGGFQAVPVQIGQRSGGRVEILKGLQPGQAVVSRGAFALKSQLGASEAEH